One region of Mangifera indica cultivar Alphonso chromosome 3, CATAS_Mindica_2.1, whole genome shotgun sequence genomic DNA includes:
- the LOC123211713 gene encoding zinc finger protein 1-like: MEPSKLHPTLSQSTSTIISEDNNPKQSTKDRQDEHILLDLIVGNKDSDEGSNPSNPELNLIDCFKTSANSSTRDSLEEAATTTAVTPQEGNDDETEPRVFSCNYCQRKFYSSQALGGHQNAHKRERTLARRGHRSINASASFSFLYSNSQLNRYPSMASLPLHGSFNRSLGIQVHSMIHKPSFESSPIASSNVYGQNRWPRQAAFGKLNSQENNFQVGLSNSGSSSSNGAARFEGVRKFPAVNEGNIGGFWCDFVSPFKTKQDELQKLDLSLKL; encoded by the coding sequence ATGGAGCCTTCTAAATTACACCCAACTCTCTCTCAATCGACTTCCACCATCATCTCAGAAGACAACAATCCAAAGCAATCAACAAAAGATCGTCAAGATGAACATATTTTGTTGGATCTGATTGTTGGTAACAAGGATTCCGATGAAGGGTCGAATCCGTCGAATCCGGAGCTCAACCTTATTGATTGTTTTAAGACATCTGCTAATTCTTCAACCCGAGATTCATTAGAGGAAGCTGCTACTACTACAGCTGTAACTCCTCAAGAAGGTAATGATGATGAAACCGAGCCTCGAGTATTTTCATGCAACTACtgtcaaagaaaattttacagCTCACAGGCGCTCGGGGGACACCAGAATGCGCATAAACGAGAGAGAACACTGGCGAGAAGAGGACACAGATCGATCAACGCTTcagcttctttttcttttctttactcCAATTCTCAACTAAACAGATATCCTAGTATGGCGTCTCTTCCTTTGCATGGTTCGTTCAACCGATCACTGGGAATTCAGGTTCACTCCATGATTCACAAGCCGTCTTTTGAGTCTTCACCCATCGCTTCTTCGAATGTTTACGGGCAAAACAGGTGGCCGAGACAAGCGGCGTTTGGGAAACTGAATTCACAAGAGAATAATTTTCAAGTGGGATTATCAAACTCCGGATCATCTTCTAGTAATGGAGCTGCGAGATTTGAAGGAGTTAGAAAATTTCCTGCTGTAAATGAAGGAAATATTGGAGGATTTTGGTGCGATTTTGTTAGCCCCTTTAAGACGAAACAAGATGAATTGCAAAAGCTGGACTTGTCCCTCAAGctgtaa
- the LOC123211717 gene encoding Golgi SNAP receptor complex member 1-1 — protein MEVPSSWDALRKQARKLEAQLDEQMNSYRKLVSTKVSSKVDAAENDLESGIERLLKQLQQVNIQMQDWVSSGGSEMVSHTLTRHQEILQDLTQEFYRLRSSLKAKQEHASLLEDFREFDRTRLDLEEGGGSAEQALLKEHASISRSTGQMDSVISQAQATLGALVLQRSTFGGINSKLSNVSSRLPSVNNILSAIKRKKSMDTIILSLVASVCTFLIFIYWLTK, from the exons ATGGAAGTACCGAGCTCATGGGACGCGTTACGCAAACAG GCAAGAAAACTGGAAGCACAGTTGGATGAGCAGATGAATTCGTATCGAAAGCTTGTTTCCACTAAGGTCTCTAGTAAAGTTGATGCAGCAGAGAATGATCTTGAATCTGGGATAGAAAGACTACTAAAACAGCTACAACAAGTCAATATTCAAATGCAAGATTGGGTTTCATCTGGAGGATCTGAAATGGTTTCTCACACTCTAACTCGTCATCAGGAAATTCTCCAAGATCTTACTCAG GAATTTTATCGTCTCCGGTCCAGCCTTAAAGCTAAGCAAGAACATGCTTCACTCCTCGAGGATTTTAGGGAGTTTGATCGGACTAGATTAGATTTGGAGGAAGGTGGTGGTTCTGCAGAACAAGCTCTCCTTAAAGAGCATGCATCCATTAGCCGAAGTACAGGACAG ATGGATTCTGTGATTTCACAAGCTCAAGCGACTCTTGGTGCACTGGTTCTTCAACGTTCAACTTTTGGGGGCATCAACTCAAAGCTCAGTAATGTTAGCAGCCGCCTTCCCTCG GTAAATAACATTCTTTCAgcaataaagagaaaaaagtcaATGGATACCATCATTCTTTCTCTCGTTGCATCCGTATGCACATTTCTGATTTTTATCTATTGGTTGACAAAGTGA